A stretch of Microbacterium sp. LWH3-1.2 DNA encodes these proteins:
- a CDS encoding CDP-glycerol glycerophosphotransferase family protein, producing the protein MRNRLTWVFNCADTFSGNPKWLFLYVARHRPDIEAVWITDSLETVRFVRSLGFRAELTTSSRGKRVQRRAGVYVVNQVKERIPAELDGVLLLNLWHGVGVKSIERRLTQGRLQTRIAKKYIENNKAYHDTMSFLVTSPAMEAHFRAQVGLDEEQLIRGGYPQNIYTRLYGRFSSYDHDLRARHGLSPDARIAVYAPTYRTEHRGESFLRTAFPAPDRLIRVLRETNTLLILKMHPSMSKDSGFVHMRERFGDDPNLHFWDNRDDIYEMLGDIDLGIVDYSSIHYDLLAAGVRKFIRYAFDLDDAGTQEHSHDYLSLSAGTLARTFDDLLAALGSDNLVDAHECARLAEHFWAYDDDDTFPRLVDTALTRALRDVELPTLYSFDVFDTVIGRRGIAPVSVFVDVRDRILSAGGRFPPEIARDFVRDRQTAENALREMKRKDPALRDSRAFEITLADIYRRLAEILSLSVDQRDLLMSWEIEAELAATVPLPSEVARVRALRDAGEDVMFLSDMYLPESVVRTLLVKADPSFHDIPLYLSSSTGVQKSTGHLYLHAYHDIGYDHRMWRHTGDNLRADHRAAGALGISTRLLPRRELDRYESALATALGTGDGYRVAGLLHHRRLSGSTEGPEQFAFRYVSLFLVPYVLWVLEDAIARRYRTLYFLSRDGYHLKRIADAAIEELGLDLRTRYIFGSRKAWRLASQVDRIDEEFFGEFGTFAGARTVSALAKIAGMSPAEFSAVIPEAAAFAPDARLSRASQGALRAAMSASAALDAHLLQRAAEERRACIAYLDQEMAFDENFAVVEYWGRGYTQDCLQRILATAGLSTTTLPFYYARSIYGSDERSARHNFTSSAFSMLPVEAIFANLDHGTVQGYQRTRGEWEPVVEPRQNDADLHDALDSELPEFTREFLRLPLTQPARTRRGLFAFAFDHFRSQPATTPYLTYLAPLRDAVELGGEEREFAPALSVSLFFSYLNRDTRASVTRNWPMTFARTSGLPRLLLDAQQRFGFRRTLRAIERKAKSRTDNRSATWS; encoded by the coding sequence ATGAGAAACCGTCTGACCTGGGTTTTCAACTGCGCCGACACATTCTCGGGCAATCCTAAGTGGCTGTTCCTGTACGTCGCCCGGCATCGTCCGGACATCGAGGCCGTCTGGATCACCGACTCCCTCGAGACGGTCCGGTTCGTCCGCTCGCTGGGGTTCCGAGCAGAGCTGACGACCTCATCGCGCGGAAAGCGCGTGCAACGGCGAGCCGGCGTCTACGTGGTGAACCAGGTGAAGGAGCGCATTCCCGCGGAGCTGGACGGAGTCCTGCTGCTGAACCTCTGGCACGGGGTCGGAGTGAAGTCGATCGAGCGCCGCCTTACTCAGGGTCGGCTGCAGACCCGCATCGCCAAGAAGTACATCGAGAACAACAAGGCGTACCACGACACTATGTCGTTCCTCGTCACCTCACCAGCGATGGAAGCGCACTTCCGTGCGCAGGTGGGGCTCGACGAGGAACAGCTCATCCGGGGCGGTTACCCCCAGAACATCTACACGCGCCTATACGGCAGGTTCAGCTCGTACGATCACGACCTCCGCGCGCGGCATGGTCTGTCTCCTGACGCCAGGATCGCGGTCTATGCGCCCACCTACCGTACGGAGCACAGGGGTGAGTCGTTCCTGCGGACCGCCTTCCCCGCCCCGGACAGACTGATCCGTGTTCTGCGCGAGACGAACACCCTCCTCATCCTCAAGATGCACCCCTCGATGTCGAAGGACTCTGGGTTCGTGCACATGCGAGAACGGTTCGGCGATGACCCGAACCTGCACTTCTGGGACAACCGCGACGACATCTACGAGATGCTCGGCGACATCGACCTCGGCATCGTCGACTATTCGTCGATCCACTATGACCTGCTGGCGGCGGGTGTCCGGAAGTTCATCCGGTACGCGTTCGACCTCGATGATGCCGGCACCCAGGAGCACAGCCACGACTACCTGTCACTGTCCGCTGGCACTCTGGCCCGGACGTTCGACGACCTGCTCGCCGCGCTCGGCAGCGATAACCTGGTCGACGCGCACGAGTGCGCTCGTCTGGCCGAACACTTCTGGGCCTACGACGACGACGACACCTTCCCACGGCTGGTCGACACGGCCCTGACACGTGCGCTCCGAGATGTCGAGTTGCCGACGCTGTACAGCTTCGACGTCTTCGACACCGTCATAGGGCGCCGCGGGATCGCCCCGGTGTCTGTCTTTGTCGACGTCCGCGACCGCATCCTCAGCGCCGGCGGACGGTTCCCGCCCGAGATCGCGCGCGACTTCGTCCGCGATCGGCAGACGGCGGAGAACGCGTTGCGCGAGATGAAGCGGAAGGATCCTGCGCTGCGGGACTCCCGCGCATTCGAGATCACGCTCGCGGACATCTACCGCCGCCTGGCGGAGATCCTAAGTCTCAGCGTCGACCAGCGGGATCTTCTCATGTCATGGGAGATCGAGGCCGAGCTCGCGGCGACGGTGCCGCTGCCGTCGGAGGTCGCACGCGTGCGCGCACTCCGCGACGCCGGCGAGGATGTGATGTTCCTCAGCGACATGTACCTGCCGGAGTCCGTGGTCCGCACACTGCTCGTGAAGGCGGATCCGTCGTTTCACGACATCCCCCTCTATCTGTCGAGCAGCACCGGCGTGCAGAAGTCAACGGGACACCTTTACCTGCATGCGTACCACGACATCGGCTACGACCATCGGATGTGGCGGCACACCGGCGACAACCTTCGCGCCGACCACAGAGCTGCCGGCGCGCTCGGGATCAGCACGCGGCTGCTCCCCCGACGCGAACTCGACCGGTACGAGTCGGCATTGGCTACCGCGCTGGGCACGGGAGATGGCTACCGGGTCGCCGGGCTGCTGCACCACCGTCGATTAAGCGGATCCACCGAAGGGCCCGAGCAGTTCGCCTTCCGGTACGTCAGTCTCTTCCTCGTGCCGTACGTGCTTTGGGTCTTGGAAGACGCCATCGCGCGCCGCTATCGGACCCTCTACTTCCTCTCGCGGGACGGGTATCACCTCAAGCGGATCGCCGACGCCGCGATCGAAGAGCTCGGACTCGATCTGCGCACGCGCTACATCTTCGGTTCCCGCAAGGCATGGCGCCTGGCGTCGCAAGTCGACCGGATCGACGAGGAGTTCTTCGGCGAGTTCGGAACGTTCGCGGGGGCCAGGACCGTGTCCGCGCTGGCCAAGATCGCCGGAATGTCGCCTGCCGAATTCTCTGCGGTCATCCCCGAGGCGGCCGCCTTCGCACCTGATGCCCGCCTCTCCCGCGCGTCGCAGGGAGCCCTTCGCGCCGCGATGTCGGCCTCCGCCGCCCTGGACGCCCATCTGCTGCAGCGCGCCGCCGAAGAGCGTCGTGCCTGCATCGCTTATCTGGACCAGGAGATGGCATTCGACGAGAACTTCGCGGTGGTCGAGTACTGGGGACGCGGGTACACCCAGGACTGCCTCCAGCGGATCCTGGCCACCGCCGGTCTGTCGACGACGACGCTGCCCTTCTACTACGCACGCAGCATCTACGGCAGCGACGAGCGGAGCGCCCGCCATAACTTCACCTCCAGCGCCTTCTCGATGCTTCCCGTCGAGGCGATCTTCGCCAACCTCGACCACGGCACCGTCCAGGGCTATCAGCGGACCCGCGGAGAATGGGAGCCCGTCGTGGAACCGCGCCAGAACGATGCGGACCTGCACGACGCCCTCGACTCCGAACTTCCGGAGTTCACCCGAGAGTTCCTGCGCCTTCCGCTGACCCAGCCTGCTCGCACACGCAGAGGGCTGTTCGCGTTCGCGTTCGACCACTTCCGCAGCCAGCCCGCCACGACGCCGTACCTGACGTACCTCGCACCCCTGCGCGACGCTGTGGAGCTCGGGGGCGAAGAGCGTGAGTTCGCACCGGCTCTGTCGGTCTCCCTGTTCTTCAGCTACCTCAACCGCGATACGCGCGCATCCGTCACCCGGAACTGGCCGATGACGTTCGCTCGCACGAGCGGGCTGCCGCGCCTTCTGCTCGATGCGCAGCAGAGGTTCGGCTTCCGCCGCACGCTGCGCGCAATCGAGCGCAAGGCGAAGTCCCGTACCGACAACCGTTCCGCTACCTGGTCCTGA
- a CDS encoding CDP-glycerol glycerophosphotransferase family protein: protein MRALRFLPYSAPYQLLAAVTRARPNRVLFLSDSRRDFAGNFAYLRDELQRQQPGLDVRGVFKPSLRARRPLRDAIRLPYLMASSSVIVLDDFYPLIYPMRIRPGTRLVQVWHAAGAFKRVGHSRAGLPGGPMPGSRIHRNYTDAIVSSEGVRDDYAEAYGIPVERVHALGMPRSDFFFDRDRLERTRSTVRAALGLADGIKLAVFAPTFRGNGQRTAYTDDSAEWDRVAADLGDGWALAIKQHPFALRDGARIPQGVLDASEGFEMNDLLAAADVLITDYSSVVFEFALLRRPVVFFAPDLEDYSMKRDFYRPFDDYAIGPVVTVPSELAGAIAGARVDDHRLKSFLEEFCGALDGRSSERIARTLLDTASPRRRGPVDTASARLMRRLGLDLVAAHASRMLLTLVSTAMLVLPRRRKVTMLSRERDMAPVDFALLRDALLQQDADVDVVISARRVPGGIMPKLGYALHLLVELYHVATSRVVILDGYSFVASAARHGSGLTVVQIWHALGAMKKFGLSILGRPEGRDPRLAKALRMHDRYDIVVASAERCRESYAEAFGIDPQQIIVSPLPRVDRLRDPVARQRAHERFTRLYPDLADRPIVLYAPTFRAPRSAAREPVDPVELTRALRRAGYSVITKLHPLLTPQEHPELRTAPGISTQDLMLIADVFVTDYSSAIFEAAVAGVPSYLLALDLDDYAASRDFYLRYPDDLGVPFTRSVEDLVAAIHRGDADQRQLSRLREQFVQLPEDGLDAASQLASSLLTFLKEREPTP from the coding sequence GTGCGCGCCCTGCGTTTCCTGCCGTATTCAGCGCCGTACCAACTGCTGGCGGCGGTGACGCGGGCTCGCCCGAACCGCGTGCTCTTCCTCTCCGACTCCCGGCGCGACTTCGCCGGCAATTTCGCGTACCTGCGCGACGAACTCCAACGCCAGCAGCCCGGACTCGACGTCCGCGGCGTTTTCAAGCCGAGTCTTCGCGCGCGTCGGCCACTCCGGGACGCCATCCGGCTGCCGTACCTGATGGCCAGCAGCTCGGTGATCGTCCTCGACGACTTCTACCCGCTCATCTATCCGATGCGTATCCGACCCGGTACCCGACTCGTGCAGGTGTGGCATGCCGCCGGCGCTTTCAAGCGGGTCGGCCACAGCCGCGCGGGGCTCCCGGGCGGACCGATGCCAGGCAGCCGCATCCATCGCAACTACACCGACGCCATCGTCAGCTCCGAGGGCGTGCGGGACGACTACGCCGAGGCGTACGGGATCCCGGTCGAACGCGTACATGCCCTCGGCATGCCGCGAAGCGACTTCTTCTTTGATCGCGACCGTCTCGAACGGACCCGTTCGACGGTTCGGGCCGCCCTCGGGCTCGCCGACGGCATCAAGCTGGCGGTGTTCGCGCCAACGTTCCGCGGCAACGGGCAGCGCACTGCGTACACCGACGACAGCGCCGAGTGGGACCGCGTCGCGGCGGACCTCGGAGACGGGTGGGCACTCGCGATCAAGCAACACCCGTTCGCCCTGCGCGACGGCGCGCGCATCCCCCAAGGCGTGCTCGACGCCTCCGAGGGATTCGAGATGAACGACCTCCTCGCCGCGGCCGACGTGCTCATCACCGATTACTCCTCGGTCGTCTTCGAGTTCGCGCTCCTGCGTCGACCGGTGGTCTTCTTCGCGCCCGATCTCGAGGACTACTCGATGAAACGGGACTTCTACCGCCCGTTCGACGACTACGCGATCGGCCCGGTGGTGACGGTTCCGAGCGAGCTGGCCGGCGCGATCGCGGGCGCTCGCGTGGACGACCACCGGCTGAAGTCCTTCCTGGAAGAGTTCTGCGGTGCTTTGGATGGCCGCTCATCCGAGCGGATCGCGCGAACGTTGCTTGACACAGCGTCCCCGCGGCGGCGGGGGCCCGTCGACACGGCGTCCGCTCGACTCATGCGTCGACTGGGGCTGGATCTCGTCGCCGCTCATGCATCGCGGATGCTGCTCACCCTCGTCAGCACTGCGATGCTTGTGCTGCCGCGGCGCCGCAAGGTGACGATGCTGAGCCGCGAGCGCGACATGGCCCCGGTCGACTTCGCGCTCCTTCGGGATGCGCTCCTGCAGCAGGACGCCGACGTGGACGTCGTCATCTCCGCTCGAAGGGTTCCCGGCGGTATAATGCCGAAGCTGGGGTACGCGTTGCACCTGCTCGTCGAGCTCTACCACGTCGCCACGTCGCGCGTCGTGATCCTGGACGGATACTCCTTCGTCGCTTCCGCCGCACGACACGGCAGCGGTCTGACGGTTGTGCAGATCTGGCACGCGCTGGGCGCGATGAAGAAGTTCGGCCTGAGCATCCTCGGCCGGCCCGAGGGCCGCGATCCGCGGCTCGCGAAGGCTCTTCGCATGCACGACCGCTACGACATCGTGGTGGCGAGCGCCGAGCGATGCCGAGAGTCGTACGCCGAGGCGTTCGGCATCGATCCCCAGCAGATCATTGTCTCCCCCTTGCCCCGGGTGGATCGTCTGCGTGATCCGGTGGCCCGGCAACGGGCGCATGAGCGATTCACCCGGCTCTACCCCGATCTCGCAGACCGTCCGATCGTTCTCTACGCACCGACCTTTCGCGCCCCCCGCAGCGCCGCGCGCGAGCCGGTCGACCCGGTCGAATTGACCAGGGCGCTAAGGCGTGCGGGGTACTCGGTCATCACGAAACTCCATCCGCTCCTCACTCCTCAGGAACATCCCGAGCTCCGCACCGCCCCCGGCATCTCGACGCAGGACCTCATGCTCATCGCCGATGTCTTCGTCACCGACTACTCGTCGGCTATCTTCGAGGCCGCCGTCGCCGGCGTGCCTTCGTACCTGCTCGCCCTCGACCTGGACGACTACGCCGCATCCCGGGACTTCTACCTGCGCTACCCCGACGACCTCGGCGTGCCTTTCACACGGTCGGTCGAGGATCTGGTGGCGGCCATACACCGTGGCGACGCCGACCAGCGGCAGCTGAGCCGGCTCCGCGAGCAGTTCGTGCAGCTCCCCGAGGACGGCCTGGACGCAGCATCTCAGCTCGCATCCTCCTTGCTGACCTTCCTCAAAGAACGCGAACCCACACCATGA
- a CDS encoding O-antigen ligase family protein — MTDSPHAAAPGWLGTLLASASFARAFTLVVFATVFSAHAIERIAGRVTYVSIVTGLCVLGLSVMIARRRELSLLRLVPTTVVTFVAWAFASIFWSSDSSASFWNWVSMAALAFLAVVIGHVRDTLQTVRALADVLRVLLGVSLALEVLSGILLDLPFTFLGIQGRIAELGPVQGIFGTRNLLGFVAVMALITFLIEYRTQSVRPGVSLASVVLAGGLAVLSDSPTVVVLAVGVGLAVGALALVRHARPERRAGLQLALGALVVIGVFAGYAARHPIIALLGAGTDFSMRVELWNFMVDILRQKPVQGFGWFGVWDQGEYPFNAINFWLDKDHATGLNAYFDVALQLGWVGLVLFLALGALALGRSWLVAGERRSVVYAWTPLMLVALLVDSMFESFTLTGLGWLMLVLCAVRAGQSRSWREKLDSGTDAPAVGGAEGSGLPHAEGEH, encoded by the coding sequence GTGACCGACTCGCCGCATGCCGCAGCGCCCGGATGGCTGGGCACACTGCTGGCCTCGGCATCCTTCGCCCGCGCGTTCACGCTCGTCGTCTTCGCCACCGTCTTCTCGGCGCACGCGATCGAGCGCATCGCCGGCCGCGTCACCTACGTGAGCATCGTCACCGGCCTGTGCGTGCTCGGCCTGTCGGTGATGATCGCGCGCCGCCGCGAACTCTCGCTGCTGCGGCTCGTGCCGACGACGGTCGTGACGTTCGTCGCGTGGGCCTTCGCGAGCATCTTCTGGTCGAGTGATTCGAGCGCCTCGTTCTGGAACTGGGTGTCGATGGCGGCGCTCGCGTTCCTCGCGGTCGTCATCGGGCACGTGCGCGACACCCTCCAGACCGTGCGCGCGCTCGCCGATGTGCTGCGCGTGCTCCTCGGGGTCTCGCTCGCGCTCGAGGTGCTCTCGGGAATCCTGCTCGACCTCCCATTCACGTTCCTCGGCATCCAGGGCAGGATCGCCGAGCTCGGACCGGTGCAGGGCATCTTCGGCACGCGCAACCTCCTCGGCTTCGTGGCTGTGATGGCGCTCATCACCTTCCTCATCGAGTACCGCACGCAATCGGTGCGCCCCGGCGTCTCGCTCGCATCGGTGGTGCTCGCGGGCGGCCTGGCGGTGCTGAGCGACTCCCCCACCGTCGTCGTGCTCGCCGTGGGGGTCGGGCTGGCCGTCGGCGCCCTCGCCCTCGTGCGCCACGCGCGTCCCGAGCGCCGCGCGGGCCTGCAGCTGGCACTCGGGGCCCTCGTCGTCATCGGGGTGTTCGCGGGCTACGCGGCGCGGCATCCGATCATCGCCCTGCTCGGTGCCGGCACCGACTTCTCGATGCGTGTCGAGCTGTGGAACTTCATGGTCGACATCCTGCGCCAGAAGCCCGTGCAGGGCTTCGGCTGGTTCGGCGTCTGGGACCAGGGCGAGTACCCCTTCAACGCCATCAACTTCTGGCTCGACAAGGACCACGCCACCGGGTTGAACGCGTACTTCGACGTGGCGCTGCAGCTCGGCTGGGTGGGGCTGGTGCTGTTCCTGGCGCTGGGGGCGCTTGCGCTGGGACGGTCGTGGCTGGTTGCCGGCGAGCGGCGGTCTGTCGTGTACGCCTGGACGCCGCTCATGCTCGTCGCACTGCTCGTGGACTCGATGTTCGAGAGCTTCACGCTCACGGGGTTGGGGTGGCTCATGCTCGTGCTGTGTGCCGTGCGCGCCGGCCAGTCGCGCTCGTGGCGCGAGAAGCTCGACAGCGGAACGGATGCTCCAGCCGTGGGCGGTGCGGAGGGCTCGGGACTGCCGCACGCCGAGGGAGAGCACTGA
- a CDS encoding O-antigen ligase family protein: MAVHSKHPASAPPGPPVREKTGHLMLRGWCILVLFMSLSGTAWVNAFGELTTTVITIAGGVLSAALWIALRPPVQWRRLPWFVVAYVAWATLSLAWSAWPATTALTLLLLWITTLQALFIGSVLTWRELVRAAASALKWVMALSFLFELWVWVFVRAPILPGFVVDQADDPIEYWSRNNLFEWDKRIQGIMGNANLLAPVALLAIIVFSIRLASGAPRRTFLWIWIGLSAFLFVRAGSATAYLTAAAVGVVLITVLLMRTATKPGERTKYYVAYVVVGLGGLLALWLLRDTIFTSLGRSADLTGRERIWGAVLARAAERPWTGWGFATPWVPTDPAFDGWITDHGQTVMQAHNMWVDVSMQLGIVGVVLLAVLYLAFVWRAWFFAIDRPRWDLRADRPYSPLTLLPTLVGAILLVQGLAESSPLLLWGWLFLVMLGAKIKQSPHVGVGPAEQTVAIERGEAVARDETGGREPGTPAGAGGAADLPAGRGA; the protein is encoded by the coding sequence ATGGCCGTCCATTCCAAGCATCCGGCGTCGGCGCCGCCGGGACCGCCGGTCCGCGAGAAGACCGGCCATCTCATGCTGCGCGGCTGGTGCATCCTGGTGCTCTTCATGTCGCTGTCGGGCACCGCGTGGGTGAATGCCTTCGGCGAACTGACGACGACGGTCATCACGATCGCGGGCGGCGTGCTGTCGGCGGCGCTGTGGATCGCGCTCCGTCCGCCGGTGCAGTGGCGACGACTCCCCTGGTTCGTCGTGGCCTACGTCGCATGGGCGACGCTGTCGCTGGCGTGGTCGGCGTGGCCCGCGACCACCGCACTCACGCTGCTGCTGCTGTGGATCACCACGCTGCAGGCGCTCTTCATCGGCAGCGTGCTCACGTGGCGCGAGCTCGTGCGCGCGGCCGCGTCGGCGCTCAAATGGGTCATGGCGCTCTCGTTCCTGTTCGAGCTCTGGGTGTGGGTGTTCGTGCGCGCGCCGATCCTGCCGGGCTTCGTCGTCGACCAGGCGGACGACCCCATCGAGTACTGGTCGCGCAACAACCTCTTCGAGTGGGACAAGCGCATCCAGGGGATCATGGGCAACGCCAACCTCCTGGCACCCGTCGCCCTGCTCGCGATCATCGTGTTCAGCATCCGTCTCGCCTCCGGCGCTCCGCGACGCACGTTCCTGTGGATCTGGATCGGGCTGTCGGCGTTCCTCTTCGTCCGCGCCGGATCCGCGACGGCCTACCTCACCGCGGCCGCGGTCGGCGTCGTGCTGATCACCGTGCTCTTGATGCGCACCGCGACGAAGCCCGGCGAGCGCACCAAGTACTACGTGGCGTACGTCGTCGTCGGTCTCGGAGGGCTGCTGGCGCTCTGGCTGCTCCGCGACACGATCTTCACCTCTCTCGGCCGCAGCGCCGACCTCACCGGGCGCGAGCGCATCTGGGGCGCGGTGCTCGCCCGCGCAGCCGAGCGCCCCTGGACGGGCTGGGGCTTCGCGACCCCCTGGGTGCCGACCGACCCGGCCTTCGACGGGTGGATCACGGACCACGGCCAGACCGTCATGCAGGCCCACAACATGTGGGTCGACGTCTCGATGCAGCTCGGCATCGTCGGCGTGGTGCTGCTCGCAGTGCTCTACCTCGCGTTCGTGTGGCGTGCGTGGTTCTTCGCCATCGACCGGCCGCGGTGGGACCTCCGCGCCGACCGCCCCTACTCGCCGCTGACCCTGCTGCCGACGCTCGTCGGGGCGATCCTGCTGGTGCAGGGGCTCGCCGAGTCGAGCCCGCTGCTGCTGTGGGGCTGGCTCTTCCTGGTGATGCTCGGCGCCAAGATCAAGCAGTCGCCCCACGTCGGCGTCGGCCCGGCCGAGCAGACGGTGGCGATCGAACGCGGTGAGGCCGTCGCTCGTGACGAGACCGGCGGACGCGAGCCCGGCACGCCGGCGGGTGCGGGCGGGGCGGCCGACCTGCCCGCAGGGCGCGGCGCGTGA
- the manA gene encoding mannose-6-phosphate isomerase, class I codes for MLIPLANDPRDYAWGSTSLLADLEGRAASSRPEAEVWFGDHPGDPSETADGRTLDRWIADEGPASGVDEPLPYLLKLLAAASALSIQAHPSKAQAEAGFAREEAAGIPRDAADRTYRDANHKPELIVALSATFRALAGLRDLDATRRLIATLGPGAAPLAERLEGTDASLADVIGWLLSDGADAARDIIAAAVSAESGEFAAELALARTLDAAFPGDPGIVVALLMNLVTLHRGEGLFVPAGVLHAYLEGLGVELMAASDNVLRGGLTPKHVDAAELVSVLDATPGLPPVIRPREVAVGVRRYDVPVADFALLAVAASEEGVDVALEGPAIAVATAGSPTVAGLDSDEAARLSPGAAVLVTPSEGGVRVTGAGELFVALPGR; via the coding sequence GTGCTGATCCCGCTCGCGAACGACCCCCGTGACTACGCCTGGGGCTCGACCTCCCTGCTCGCCGATCTCGAGGGACGCGCGGCGTCCAGTCGCCCCGAGGCGGAGGTGTGGTTCGGAGACCACCCTGGCGATCCCTCTGAGACGGCCGACGGTCGCACGCTCGACCGCTGGATCGCCGACGAGGGGCCCGCGTCGGGTGTCGACGAGCCCCTGCCGTATCTGCTCAAGCTGCTGGCTGCAGCATCCGCTCTCTCCATCCAGGCGCACCCGTCGAAGGCTCAGGCGGAGGCGGGCTTCGCGCGTGAGGAGGCCGCGGGGATCCCGCGCGACGCCGCCGACCGCACGTATCGCGACGCGAACCACAAGCCTGAGCTCATCGTCGCGCTGAGTGCCACGTTCCGCGCATTGGCGGGTCTGCGCGACCTCGACGCGACGCGCCGCCTCATCGCGACGCTCGGACCGGGAGCCGCGCCCCTCGCCGAGCGTCTGGAGGGAACGGATGCCTCGCTCGCGGACGTCATCGGCTGGCTCCTGTCCGACGGCGCCGACGCGGCGCGCGACATCATCGCGGCCGCGGTGTCGGCCGAGTCCGGCGAGTTCGCCGCCGAGCTCGCGCTCGCGCGCACACTGGATGCCGCGTTCCCGGGCGATCCCGGAATCGTCGTCGCGCTGCTCATGAACCTCGTGACGCTTCATCGGGGCGAGGGCCTCTTCGTTCCTGCGGGTGTGCTCCACGCGTATCTGGAGGGACTCGGTGTGGAGCTCATGGCCGCCAGCGACAACGTGCTGCGCGGGGGGCTCACCCCCAAGCACGTCGACGCGGCGGAGCTGGTGAGCGTGCTCGACGCGACACCGGGTCTTCCGCCCGTGATCCGGCCGCGTGAGGTCGCGGTGGGCGTGCGCCGGTACGACGTGCCGGTCGCCGACTTCGCGCTGCTCGCCGTCGCGGCGAGCGAGGAGGGCGTCGACGTGGCGCTCGAGGGTCCGGCGATCGCGGTGGCCACGGCAGGGTCTCCGACGGTGGCGGGACTCGACAGCGACGAGGCGGCCAGGCTGTCGCCGGGCGCCGCCGTGCTCGTCACCCCGAGCGAGGGGGGCGTGCGCGTGACGGGTGCCGGCGAGCTCTTCGTCGCCCTGCCGGGTCGCTGA
- a CDS encoding WhiB family transcriptional regulator, which yields MTVSQFRSGVPDDWFVDPVQLGVPGIRRNIDAEEDNPLGWQTDALCAQTDPEAFFPEKGGSTRDAKRICTSCDVRGECLDYALQNDERFGIWGGLSERERRKLKRRAG from the coding sequence ATGACGGTTTCGCAATTCCGTTCCGGCGTTCCCGACGACTGGTTCGTCGATCCGGTTCAACTGGGGGTTCCGGGGATACGCCGCAACATCGACGCGGAAGAAGACAATCCGCTCGGATGGCAGACCGACGCACTGTGTGCGCAGACCGATCCGGAGGCGTTCTTCCCTGAGAAGGGCGGCTCCACGCGTGATGCGAAGCGCATCTGCACGTCGTGCGACGTGCGAGGCGAATGCCTCGACTATGCGCTGCAGAACGACGAGCGGTTCGGCATCTGGGGCGGTCTCAGCGAGCGCGAGCGTCGCAAGCTGAAGCGTCGAGCGGGCTGA